Proteins encoded by one window of Anaerosalibacter sp. Marseille-P3206:
- a CDS encoding DUF4160 domain-containing protein — MPSLFRIGGYLVYFWSNENFEPIHVHVSKGKPSPNATKIWLTASGGCILANNSSKIPTKELNNILEIIAAQYFLICKEWKEHFKTNEIRFYC; from the coding sequence TTGCCTAGTCTTTTTAGAATAGGAGGATATTTGGTTTACTTCTGGTCTAATGAAAACTTTGAACCAATCCATGTTCATGTAAGCAAGGGAAAGCCTAGCCCAAATGCTACTAAAATTTGGTTAACTGCTTCAGGTGGTTGTATCTTAGCTAATAATTCAAGCAAGATACCAACAAAAGAATTAAATAATATTTTAGAAATAATAGCAGCACAATACTTTTTAATATGTAAGGAATGGAAAGAGCATTTTAAAACAAATGAAATTAGATTCTATTGTTAA
- a CDS encoding phospholipase D-like domain-containing protein: protein MEYGLYEKILDNHSRKNLKDTKYKEIRNVDNSEISRVLSITYQKIIRQTLSRMSSNTERVEFIEDLNKTIGIEGFDYEDQKFKELLAISTSTLFTGNSGPTLKSELSREIRTADEIDFLISFIKFSGLRLIYDDLVEFTKTKKLRVITTSYMGASDYKAILNLSKLLNTQVKISYDTKRTRLHAKAYYFKRNTGFSTAYIGSSNLSNPALSNGLEWNLKVSEYTSKDVIDSFKKTFETYWNDDEFQTFQPTDENNKKELKSLLSIKQKDDNPYVFFDLKPYSHQKEILEDLRLEREEYNSYKNLVVAATGGRVIIVTGCNICYKIKGFRNFNQI from the coding sequence ATGGAATATGGACTGTATGAAAAAATATTGGATAATCATTCCAGAAAAAATTTAAAAGATACAAAGTATAAAGAAATTAGAAATGTAGATAATAGCGAAATATCTAGAGTGCTTTCAATTACATATCAAAAAATAATTAGACAGACTCTTTCACGTATGAGTAGTAATACAGAAAGAGTAGAATTCATAGAAGATCTTAATAAGACTATAGGAATAGAGGGATTTGATTATGAGGATCAAAAATTCAAAGAGCTTCTAGCTATCTCGACAAGTACTTTATTTACAGGAAATTCAGGACCAACTTTGAAGAGTGAGTTAAGTAGAGAAATTAGAACAGCAGATGAAATTGATTTTTTAATTTCCTTTATTAAATTTAGTGGTTTGAGACTTATTTATGACGATTTAGTGGAATTTACAAAGACAAAGAAATTAAGAGTAATTACAACTTCATATATGGGAGCTTCAGATTATAAAGCTATATTAAATCTTTCCAAATTGCTTAATACTCAAGTCAAGATTTCTTATGATACAAAAAGAACCAGATTACATGCTAAAGCATATTATTTTAAAAGAAATACAGGATTCAGTACAGCTTATATAGGTTCTTCAAACTTATCTAATCCAGCATTGTCTAATGGATTAGAATGGAATCTTAAAGTATCTGAATATACATCTAAAGATGTAATAGATAGTTTTAAAAAAACATTCGAAACATATTGGAATGATGATGAATTTCAAACATTTCAGCCAACAGATGAAAATAATAAAAAGGAATTAAAATCCTTGCTTAGTATAAAACAAAAAGATGATAATCCCTATGTATTTTTTGATTTAAAACCATATTCCCATCAAAAAGAAATATTAGAAGATCTAAGATTAGAAAGAGAAGAGTATAATTCTTATAAAAATCTAGTAGTGGCTGCTACAGGGGGACGTGTCATAATAGTGACAGGGTGCAATATATGTTATAAAATCAAGGGTTTCAGAAACTTTAACCAAATATAA
- a CDS encoding P-II family nitrogen regulator produces the protein MDILEKHHSLFSVIVDFGKAGKILKEAKKLGATGGTIFLGRGTVHNHFLDILGLSEVRKEVLLIIIEEEREAALFHGLNQKFHFEKPHHGIVFSMDLKSCFGIRDSKCKLNVDNKGVRDMGYDAIFTIVDKGLDHEVIEAAKLGGATGGTIIRARGSGTRDNPILFNIEIDPEKEIILILSPNKNTDSIVRAIEKELNINQPGKGIIFVMDVKKTLGLYQGN, from the coding sequence ATGGATATATTAGAAAAACACCATTCCTTATTTTCTGTAATTGTAGACTTTGGAAAGGCAGGAAAGATCCTCAAAGAGGCTAAAAAACTAGGGGCTACAGGTGGTACAATCTTTCTGGGTAGAGGAACTGTACACAACCATTTCTTGGATATTCTAGGTCTAAGCGAAGTCCGAAAAGAAGTATTATTGATAATTATTGAAGAAGAAAGGGAAGCAGCACTTTTCCATGGATTAAATCAAAAGTTTCATTTTGAAAAGCCACATCATGGAATAGTGTTTTCCATGGATTTAAAAAGTTGCTTTGGTATAAGAGACTCAAAATGCAAGCTAAATGTAGATAATAAAGGAGTGAGAGATATGGGGTATGATGCAATATTTACAATAGTTGATAAGGGTTTGGACCATGAAGTTATTGAGGCCGCCAAACTGGGTGGAGCCACAGGTGGTACCATAATTCGTGCTAGGGGATCTGGAACAAGAGATAATCCTATACTATTTAATATTGAAATAGACCCTGAAAAGGAAATTATTCTAATCCTTTCTCCTAATAAGAATACTGATAGTATTGTTAGGGCCATTGAAAAAGAATTAAATATTAACCAGCCTGGTAAAGGTATTATCTTTGTAATGGACGTGAAAAAGACCCTAGGGCTTTATCAAGGAAATTAG
- a CDS encoding DUF1538 domain-containing protein — protein MSVLTSKFKEVLSSVLPITIIVIILHFTLVPIEISMLMRFILGSLFVVTGLGIFLFGAELGISPIGNLMGGTIAKTNKTHYVIILGFILGFLINVAEPDIQILADQVSKASGGAIPASLTLIVVSVGVGTMVALGLLRILFGKPLNRFFTVVYAFILVLGVWVSEEFLAISVDASGATTGAMTTPFILALGLGVSQLKGGKTSEEDSFGMVGLASSGPIFAIMLMSIISGIKNIHGEAEAFISHSSVFAPYIKELPILMRESVITLFPLLILFLIFNQYKFKLKKENRNRILKGLLYTYIGLTLFLTGVNAGFMEVGRVMGEGIASLNSSWALPVIGFILGTVVVLAEPAVYVLTEQVEEVTAGHIRRKVILVALSLGIAFAVSMSMLRIMIPSLKLWHFLLPGFALGVFLSYIVPSIFVGIAFDSGGVASGPMTATFILAFAQGAASAVPTANVLVDGFGVIAMVAMTPIVAIQLLGLIFKIKANKGDEI, from the coding sequence TTGAGTGTATTAACAAGTAAATTTAAGGAGGTATTATCCTCCGTTCTACCTATTACCATAATTGTTATTATTCTTCATTTTACTCTGGTACCTATAGAGATATCAATGCTAATGAGGTTTATCTTGGGCTCTCTCTTTGTAGTAACTGGATTGGGCATCTTCCTCTTTGGTGCTGAATTGGGAATAAGTCCTATTGGTAACCTAATGGGAGGAACAATAGCCAAGACAAATAAGACTCATTACGTTATTATATTAGGTTTTATATTAGGTTTTTTAATCAATGTGGCTGAGCCTGATATACAAATACTAGCTGACCAGGTTAGTAAGGCCAGTGGGGGTGCTATTCCAGCTTCCTTAACCTTAATAGTGGTATCTGTAGGTGTTGGAACAATGGTTGCTCTAGGCCTACTTAGAATTCTTTTTGGTAAACCCTTAAATCGGTTCTTCACAGTTGTATATGCCTTTATACTTGTATTGGGAGTCTGGGTCAGTGAAGAATTTTTAGCTATATCTGTAGATGCCTCAGGTGCTACTACTGGAGCAATGACTACCCCTTTTATTCTAGCCCTAGGTCTAGGAGTATCCCAACTAAAGGGTGGTAAGACTTCCGAAGAGGATAGTTTCGGTATGGTAGGTCTTGCATCTTCAGGTCCTATTTTTGCTATTATGCTTATGAGCATCATATCTGGTATTAAAAATATACATGGAGAAGCAGAGGCCTTTATTTCTCACTCTAGTGTATTTGCTCCATATATAAAGGAATTGCCTATACTCATGAGAGAGTCTGTAATCACCTTATTTCCTCTTCTTATATTGTTTCTTATATTTAATCAATATAAATTCAAGCTAAAAAAGGAAAATAGAAATAGAATATTAAAGGGTCTTCTCTATACCTATATTGGTCTAACCTTATTTTTAACTGGTGTAAATGCTGGCTTCATGGAGGTAGGCAGGGTTATGGGTGAAGGTATTGCTAGCTTAAATTCTTCCTGGGCCTTACCAGTAATTGGTTTTATCCTTGGTACTGTAGTGGTCTTAGCAGAACCAGCAGTCTATGTCTTAACTGAGCAGGTTGAGGAAGTAACTGCAGGCCATATTAGAAGAAAAGTTATCTTAGTTGCTCTTTCTCTGGGTATAGCCTTTGCAGTATCTATGTCAATGCTAAGGATTATGATTCCAAGTTTAAAACTTTGGCACTTTCTACTACCTGGTTTTGCTCTGGGAGTCTTCCTAAGTTATATAGTCCCATCAATATTTGTGGGTATTGCCTTTGATTCTGGTGGAGTGGCCTCAGGTCCAATGACTGCAACCTTTATACTGGCATTTGCCCAAGGTGCAGCTAGTGCAGTTCCTACTGCAAATGTTCTTGTAGATGGATTTGGAGTTATAGCTATGGTTGCTATGACCCCTATAGTGGCTATTCAGCTACTAGGCTTGATATTTAAAATTAAGGCTAATAAGGGGGATGAAATTTAA
- a CDS encoding rhomboid family intramembrane serine protease, with amino-acid sequence MYGKTIKNNKFFLSLTMVIVLITSIVTIFQFFQPEVLNILRRDPERLASGEWWRIITPLLVHSDGWGQYIFNIVCIIVIGIEVERLYGKIDFLFLYLAGGLIGEIAGYAWEPYGAGASVGLCGLLGGLYIITLISRKKVANPLSLLLSLYIVVGLVSFASGRIYVSIGLFIMVGVLTGIIMKRKNPEKLLGTLSSIGGFIGVITLLVFHDIHGAAILGGSLTAVILFSLQRWS; translated from the coding sequence ATGTACGGTAAAACAATAAAAAACAACAAGTTTTTCTTGTCCTTGACAATGGTCATTGTTTTAATTACCTCCATTGTAACAATTTTTCAATTTTTTCAACCTGAAGTATTGAACATACTTCGTCGTGACCCCGAAAGATTGGCATCTGGAGAGTGGTGGAGGATTATAACACCCTTACTTGTCCATTCCGATGGTTGGGGACAGTACATTTTCAATATAGTGTGTATTATAGTAATCGGGATTGAAGTTGAACGATTATATGGAAAAATTGATTTTCTTTTTCTTTATTTAGCGGGAGGTTTGATTGGCGAGATTGCAGGCTATGCATGGGAACCATATGGCGCTGGAGCATCAGTAGGTCTTTGTGGCCTATTAGGTGGATTATATATTATTACATTGATAAGTAGGAAAAAGGTAGCAAATCCACTTTCTCTCTTGTTAAGTCTTTATATTGTTGTTGGTCTTGTCAGTTTTGCAAGTGGAAGAATCTATGTATCAATAGGACTCTTCATTATGGTTGGGGTTCTTACAGGAATTATCATGAAAAGGAAAAATCCAGAAAAATTATTAGGCACCCTATCTAGTATAGGTGGTTTCATTGGTGTGATAACTCTGTTGGTGTTTCATGATATACATGGAGCAGCAATTCTGGGTGGATCTCTCACTGCCGTTATTCTCTTTTCCCTACAAAGGTGGTCGTGA
- a CDS encoding DUF4180 domain-containing protein: MIVGDFSIYTSKSLKDFIYECNKGKNIFFTSDVEQAIKRLSIE; encoded by the coding sequence ATGATCGTGGGAGATTTCTCTATATATACAAGTAAGAGTTTGAAAGATTTTATTTATGAATGTAATAAAGGAAAAAATATTTTTTTCACATCTGATGTAGAGCAGGCTATTAAGAGACTAAGTATAGAGTGA
- a CDS encoding GNAT family N-acetyltransferase translates to MHIRIRRPTEDDKDRLVKFFKIVVVDTFIKEGIEEMVEDLEEEIESKKQYLENDLKSNGELRCFLIAEYEGCIVGTIEYGPASDLINSCTHGKYKNLYEIGTVFVRPDYQGQGIGNLLLNAMIQELQCKGIKEFCMDSGYSNAQKIWRKRFGEPEYFLENYWAEGQHHLIWKIKI, encoded by the coding sequence ATGCACATTAGGATTAGAAGACCAACTGAAGATGACAAAGACCGATTAGTTAAATTTTTTAAAATTGTAGTGGTCGATACCTTTATCAAGGAAGGTATCGAAGAAATGGTAGAAGATTTAGAGGAAGAAATTGAATCTAAGAAGCAATATTTAGAAAATGATCTAAAGAGCAATGGAGAACTTAGATGTTTCCTAATAGCAGAATATGAGGGCTGTATAGTAGGTACAATAGAATATGGACCTGCCAGTGACCTAATTAATAGTTGTACACATGGAAAATATAAGAACCTTTATGAAATAGGTACAGTTTTTGTAAGACCAGATTACCAAGGACAGGGTATAGGTAATTTACTATTGAATGCTATGATTCAAGAATTACAATGTAAAGGAATCAAAGAGTTTTGTATGGATAGTGGATATTCCAATGCACAGAAAATATGGAGAAAAAGGTTTGGTGAACCTGAATATTTCCTAGAGAATTATTGGGCAGAGGGTCAACATCATCTAATCTGGAAAATTAAGATTTGA
- the tet gene encoding tetracycline resistance ribosomal protection protein codes for MKIINIGILAHVDAGKTTVTEGLLYKSGAINKIGRVDNGTTITDSMELERDRGITIRASTVSFNYNDTKVNIIDTPGHMDFIAEVERTLRVLDGAVLVISAKEGIQVQTKIIFNTLAKLNIPTLIFVNKIDRKGVCLDEIYTQIKRKLTPNLAIMQSVKIKDKGDFELTNVRDDKVIQSQIIEKLLDINDYLAEKYINGDVITEKEYDNVFLDEVNSCNLYPVLHGSALKDIGIDELLFAITNYLPVNNDNITDNLSAYVYKIDRDEESRKITFLRVFSGNIKTRQEVPINDTEETFKIKSLESIMNGEIVKVDQVNSGDIAIISNANSLKIGDFIGEKYDRVLDIKIAQPALRASIKPYDLSKRSKLIGALFELTEEDPFLDCEINGDTGEIILKLFGNIQMEIIESLLKNRYKIDAKFGELKTIYKERPKRNSKAVIHIEVPPNPYWASIGLSIEPLPIGSGLLYKTEVSYGYLNNSFQNAVKDAVEKACKEGLYGWEVTDLKVTFDYGLYYSPVSTPSDFRNLTPYVFWEALRKAGTEILEPYLKYTVQVPNDFCGRVMSDLRKMRASIEDIIAKGEETTLSGKIPVDTSKSYQSELLSYSNGKGIFITEPYGYDIYNGESITNDIRNNDNDSSKEGLRYLFQKQSEI; via the coding sequence ATGAAAATTATTAATATAGGAATCTTAGCACATGTTGATGCAGGAAAAACAACTGTTACAGAAGGTTTATTGTATAAAAGTGGTGCAATTAATAAAATAGGAAGGGTCGATAATGGTACAACAATAACAGATTCAATGGAACTGGAAAGAGATAGGGGGATAACTATACGAGCATCTACAGTTTCATTTAATTACAATGATACAAAGGTTAATATCATAGATACCCCCGGACATATGGATTTTATAGCTGAAGTCGAACGAACCCTGAGAGTGTTAGATGGAGCTGTTTTAGTAATTTCGGCGAAAGAAGGAATTCAAGTTCAAACCAAAATAATTTTTAATACTTTGGCGAAATTAAATATTCCAACACTCATATTTGTGAATAAAATAGACAGAAAGGGAGTATGTTTAGATGAAATATATACTCAGATAAAGAGGAAATTAACTCCTAATCTTGCAATAATGCAATCAGTTAAAATAAAAGATAAAGGTGATTTTGAATTGACAAATGTAAGGGATGATAAAGTAATTCAAAGTCAAATAATAGAGAAGTTACTGGATATAAATGATTATCTAGCAGAAAAATATATAAATGGCGATGTCATTACAGAAAAAGAGTATGATAATGTATTTCTGGATGAGGTAAATAGTTGCAATCTTTATCCTGTTTTGCATGGTTCTGCTTTAAAAGATATTGGGATTGATGAGTTGCTATTTGCTATTACAAACTATCTTCCTGTAAATAATGATAATATTACAGATAACCTATCTGCGTATGTTTATAAGATAGATAGGGATGAAGAATCGCGTAAGATTACTTTCTTAAGAGTATTCAGTGGGAATATAAAGACACGTCAAGAAGTTCCCATAAATGACACAGAGGAAACCTTTAAAATAAAAAGTCTGGAATCAATTATGAATGGAGAAATTGTAAAGGTAGATCAGGTTAATAGCGGGGATATTGCTATTATTTCTAATGCTAATTCTCTTAAAATAGGTGATTTTATTGGTGAGAAATATGATAGGGTTCTAGATATAAAGATAGCCCAACCAGCATTGAGGGCATCAATTAAACCTTATGATTTAAGTAAAAGAAGTAAACTGATAGGAGCGTTATTTGAATTAACTGAAGAAGATCCATTTCTAGATTGTGAAATTAACGGAGATACTGGAGAAATCATATTGAAACTATTTGGAAATATTCAAATGGAAATAATAGAATCACTACTTAAAAACAGATACAAAATAGATGCTAAATTTGGTGAATTGAAAACAATATATAAAGAACGACCTAAGAGAAACTCTAAAGCAGTAATCCATATAGAGGTTCCACCAAATCCTTATTGGGCATCTATTGGACTGTCAATAGAACCACTACCAATAGGGTCAGGATTATTATATAAGACAGAGGTGTCCTATGGATATTTAAATAATTCATTTCAAAATGCAGTAAAAGATGCTGTAGAGAAGGCTTGTAAAGAAGGGCTTTATGGATGGGAAGTTACAGACTTAAAGGTAACTTTTGACTACGGATTATACTATAGCCCAGTAAGTACCCCCTCTGACTTTAGGAATTTAACACCATATGTATTTTGGGAAGCTCTTCGAAAAGCAGGAACTGAAATATTAGAACCTTATTTAAAATATACAGTTCAAGTTCCAAATGATTTCTGCGGAAGGGTTATGAGTGATCTTAGAAAGATGAGGGCTTCTATTGAAGATATAATAGCCAAGGGAGAGGAGACAACTTTAAGTGGAAAGATACCTGTTGATACATCGAAGTCCTATCAGTCAGAATTGCTTTCCTACTCAAATGGGAAAGGTATTTTTATTACTGAGCCTTATGGTTATGATATATATAATGGTGAGTCTATAACTAATGATATTAGAAATAATGATAATGATAGTAGCAAAGAAGGACTGAGATATTTATTTCAGAAACAAAGTGAAATTTGA
- a CDS encoding PcfB family protein — MVNDEVNNKAINIEIKVAEYSAKAIFKAIKKIMEDAAEKSQPLADYLSEKRKTNSRRLKDMVKKGQLENIELQKGEVKELKKQLNRYGVRFSVMKNKEAGLYSVFFQAKDTKAMDLAFKKAIERYEKKENKRNSTRDILNKFKVKVKNTVVKDKVKEKHQQQER; from the coding sequence ATGGTAAATGACGAAGTCAATAATAAGGCTATAAATATTGAGATTAAGGTTGCAGAGTATTCAGCAAAAGCAATCTTTAAGGCAATTAAAAAGATTATGGAAGATGCAGCTGAAAAAAGCCAACCACTTGCTGACTATCTTAGTGAGAAAAGGAAGACTAATTCAAGGAGACTTAAGGATATGGTTAAAAAAGGTCAGCTTGAAAATATTGAACTACAAAAAGGTGAAGTCAAGGAACTTAAAAAACAACTTAACCGATATGGAGTAAGGTTTTCTGTAATGAAGAATAAGGAGGCAGGACTATACTCTGTATTCTTCCAGGCAAAAGATACTAAGGCTATGGATCTAGCCTTTAAAAAAGCTATAGAAAGATATGAAAAGAAAGAAAATAAGAGAAATTCAACAAGGGATATTTTAAATAAGTTTAAGGTGAAAGTGAAAAATACAGTAGTTAAAGACAAGGTGAAAGAAAAACACCAGCAACAAGAAAGATAA
- a CDS encoding replication initiator protein A, which yields MDFDYFYGRDAESFRFIRLPIVLIEDETFKSLSIDAKVLYSMYLSRSTLSYKNNWVDENGRVYIYFTVEETAAQLACGIKKAVKLIKDLEKIGLITKKRAGQGNPTKIYVKDFMSIFRNEELRSIKRENQDLSKGQVKNGDFDNSRVAKKESLDLSKRQPNYIENNKIDNSYIDFSEKDKKGTFLNVIISNEEEMKLEDKIPNLNDYIERLSAYMQSTGKTYKDHASTIMTWYLKDKSEGKLRREESYTGDPSDYESEWNLND from the coding sequence ATGGATTTTGATTATTTCTATGGGAGAGACGCTGAAAGCTTTAGGTTTATCCGCTTACCTATAGTTCTTATTGAAGATGAAACGTTTAAAAGCCTATCAATAGATGCTAAGGTGCTTTATTCCATGTATCTGTCAAGGAGTACCTTATCTTATAAGAATAACTGGGTAGATGAAAATGGAAGGGTTTATATCTACTTTACTGTTGAGGAAACAGCCGCACAACTTGCTTGTGGTATTAAAAAGGCAGTAAAACTTATTAAAGATCTTGAGAAGATTGGTCTTATTACAAAAAAGAGGGCAGGCCAGGGTAATCCTACTAAAATTTATGTCAAAGATTTTATGAGTATTTTTAGAAATGAAGAGCTTAGATCAATCAAAAGGGAAAATCAAGACTTGTCAAAAGGACAAGTCAAGAATGGTGATTTTGATAATTCAAGAGTGGCAAAAAAGGAAAGTCTAGACTTATCAAAAAGACAACCTAACTATATAGAGAATAATAAGATTGATAATAGTTATATTGATTTTAGTGAGAAGGATAAAAAAGGAACCTTCTTAAATGTAATTATTTCTAATGAAGAAGAAATGAAACTAGAAGATAAAATCCCTAATCTTAATGATTATATTGAAAGATTATCAGCCTATATGCAAAGTACAGGAAAAACCTATAAAGACCATGCTTCAACAATTATGACCTGGTATTTAAAAGATAAGAGCGAAGGAAAGCTTAGGAGGGAGGAATCTTATACGGGAGATCCCTCGGACTATGAAAGTGAATGGAACTTAAATGATTAG
- a CDS encoding ATP-binding protein — MEDKIKIIEIDGVGFSFNANRAHERDGHVYCRQCGEQIDSEPLACLGSKKIIFSRNCRCDRETEAKRKEEEIANHIRRLKEECFATSRNLISYSFEKIIEPERQEVIIAKNFVKNFKELAKNNNGLIFHGNVGTGKTYLAACIANKIIEEYQIRVKMRNIPQIINDIEKRGFDIDKNEYYRLLCSVPLLILDDFGIERNTEYINEMVYQIINTRYEAKKPTIISTNIPLGVIMSGSNDIDKERIYSRIREMCIPVKIAGEDIRREIGKLKLNKTRELLLGER; from the coding sequence ATGGAAGATAAAATAAAAATAATTGAAATTGATGGAGTAGGATTTTCTTTTAATGCAAATAGGGCTCATGAAAGAGATGGCCATGTTTATTGTAGACAATGTGGTGAACAAATAGATTCAGAACCCCTTGCTTGTCTTGGTAGTAAAAAAATAATATTTAGTCGAAATTGTAGATGTGATAGGGAAACAGAGGCTAAGAGAAAGGAAGAAGAAATAGCAAACCACATCAGAAGGCTTAAAGAAGAATGTTTTGCTACTAGCAGAAATCTAATAAGCTATAGTTTTGAAAAGATTATAGAGCCTGAAAGACAGGAAGTTATTATAGCAAAGAATTTTGTTAAGAACTTTAAAGAACTTGCGAAAAATAATAATGGACTTATATTTCATGGGAATGTTGGAACAGGAAAGACATATTTAGCAGCTTGTATTGCTAATAAAATTATTGAAGAATACCAGATAAGGGTGAAGATGAGAAATATCCCTCAGATAATAAATGATATTGAAAAGCGTGGCTTTGATATAGATAAAAATGAATATTACAGGCTCTTATGCAGTGTACCACTTCTCATTCTTGATGATTTTGGAATTGAAAGAAATACAGAATATATAAATGAAATGGTCTATCAGATTATCAATACCAGATATGAAGCAAAGAAACCCACTATTATTTCAACAAATATTCCCTTAGGTGTAATCATGAGTGGAAGTAATGATATTGATAAAGAAAGGATATATTCAAGAATTAGGGAGATGTGTATTCCAGTAAAAATTGCAGGAGAGGACATAAGAAGAGAAATAGGAAAATTAAAATTAAATAAAACTAGAGAGTTACTTCTAGGTGAAAGATAG
- a CDS encoding BRO family protein, whose protein sequence is MNKIKTFESFEFGQVRTMLIDNEPWFVGMDIAQALGYKRPSDAIASHVYEEDKLKRCFTVSGQGRNLIVINESGMYALIFGSKLESAIRFKNWVTSEVLPSIRKHGGYFSGQEEMNDQELLARGYLVALRQIEARTEELEGLIPKGEFFDKFMDLGDCICLRDTAKELGVSQNRFINILIDRGYLYRNQKGKLRYYSTAADYFKLKDYINKYNGQPGVYTVVRPEGRAYLFSLFKEMGEI, encoded by the coding sequence ATGAATAAAATAAAAACATTTGAAAGTTTTGAATTTGGACAGGTTAGGACAATGCTTATAGATAATGAACCATGGTTTGTAGGAATGGATATAGCCCAGGCTCTAGGATACAAAAGACCAAGTGATGCGATTGCAAGTCATGTATATGAGGAAGATAAGCTGAAACGGTGTTTTACCGTATCAGGTCAAGGAAGGAATTTGATAGTAATAAATGAGTCTGGAATGTATGCACTGATTTTTGGAAGTAAACTTGAAAGTGCCATAAGATTTAAAAACTGGGTAACAAGTGAAGTTCTACCTTCAATTAGAAAGCATGGTGGATATTTTTCAGGACAGGAGGAAATGAATGATCAAGAACTTTTAGCAAGGGGCTATCTTGTAGCCTTAAGACAAATAGAAGCTAGGACAGAAGAATTAGAAGGTCTTATTCCCAAGGGAGAATTCTTTGATAAGTTTATGGATTTAGGTGACTGTATATGCCTTAGGGATACTGCAAAAGAATTAGGAGTTTCTCAAAATAGATTTATAAATATACTCATTGATAGGGGTTATCTTTATAGAAATCAAAAAGGGAAACTAAGATATTACTCAACTGCAGCTGATTACTTTAAATTAAAAGATTATATCAATAAATATAATGGACAACCCGGAGTCTATACAGTAGTTAGACCTGAGGGAAGAGCATATCTTTTCTCCTTATTTAAAGAGATGGGAGAAATCTAG